Proteins encoded in a region of the Planococcus citri chromosome 1, ihPlaCitr1.1, whole genome shotgun sequence genome:
- the LOC135849869 gene encoding procathepsin L-like, which translates to MIIQNAHFAWKTFLALGLFGVLQIINSEPIKSSPHLDEHWESFKTRFNKTYHPVSENKRRQIWEKNYHMINKHNEEHKQGLHTYELEINHLADLNQRQYLREMVRLSQSKKKPSSREITGLPHHNLTAIPEELDWRKEGFITEPENQEECGSCYAFSVAGCLQGQYFKSRKKIINFSAQQLVDCSYTAGNLGCAGGSLRNTLKYVQSVGGLMVEEDYPYTAKQSTCNFKRSKAAIKIKTWGILPPRDEIALRNALVTIGPIAVSVNASPTTFQLYAKGVYYDRECKSDSVNHAMLLVGYTKKAWILKNWWTEEWGEDGYMLLKRGQNACAIANYAAYATIL; encoded by the exons ATG ATTATTCAAAATGCACATTTTGCATGGAAAACTTTCCTCGCTTTGGGCCTATTTGGAGTACTGCAGATCATCAACTCAGAACCTATTAAATCTTCGCCACATTTAGACGAACATTGGGAAAGTTTTAAG ACGCGGTTTAACAAAACTTACCATCCAGTTTCGGAGAATAAAAGAAGACAAATATGGGAGAAAAATTATCACATGATAAACAAGCATAACGAAGAACATAAACAAGGCTTGCATAcgtacgaattggaaataaatcATTTGGCGGACTTG AACCAAAGACAATACTTGAGAGAAATGGTAAGATTATCGCAATCTAAAAAGAAACCATCGAGCAGAGAAATCACAGGTTTACCTCACCATAATTTGACTGCGATCCCGGAAGAA CTAGACTGGAGAAAAGAAGGCTTCATTACAGAACCAGAAAACCAAGAAGAATGCGGCTCTTGCTACGCTTTCAGCGTTGCTGGTTGTCTACAAggacaatatttcaaaagtcgaaaaaaaatcataaatttcag cgctCAGCAATTAGTGGACTGCTCTTATACTGCAGGAAACCTAGGCTGTGCCGGAGGTTCTTTACGTAATACGCTGAAATATGTTCAATCAGTAGGAGGTTTGATGGTAGAAGAAGATTACCCATATACCGCTAAA caaTCCAcatgcaatttcaaaagaagtaAGGCAGCCATCAAAATAAAAACCTGGGGTATATTACCTCCAAGAGACGAAATTGCTTTGAGAAACGCATTAGTCACAATTGGTCCAATTGCTGTGTCAGTTAACGCTAGTCCCACCACATTCCAGCTCTACGc GAAAGGAGTTTATTACGACCGCGAGTGCAAATCTGATTCCGTAAATCACGCCATGCTGCTGGTAGGTTACACAAAAAAGgcatggattttgaaaaattggtggacAGAAGAATGGGGCGAAGATGGTTACATGTTATTAAAACGAGGACAGAATGCATGCGCGATTGCTAATTACGCCGCATACGCTACGATTTTATAA